The following DNA comes from Magnolia sinica isolate HGM2019 chromosome 18, MsV1, whole genome shotgun sequence.
ATATatcttcttccctcttctctgTTTGTCTGTCATTCTGCTAAAGAGGAGAGTGTGCCTCTCCATTTGAATCTGGGACATCAGCCGGGATGTACGCCCGTCCGTCTTTGACGCAGACGAATATGCAATGAACTGTTGTGCTGCTTCATCATTATAAAAATCGATATTCTTCTCCCGTATACCCATCATTCTCACAGACTCTGAAAGAGCAGGTAATGCATTTTCCATGGTTTGCAGTATTTCAAGTATAGTCCGATCATTATTTTTACATGACAGCATGCATTCTATGTCTTCTGGATATACATTCTCTCCATGCACCTTCTGTTGTTGGAGCAGTCGATTATGGTTATAGAGACAGTTCTCTCTTGTATCCTAGGAAGAGTCAAAAGTATGCAATACACATGAGAGACAATATTCTTCAGAAGGAAATCTTTATTTTTAAACTGCGTATCAGAAGAGTATCCGGGAGATGGATTCACCTCCCGACACCTTCAACATGACTTGTGCATGTCATAGAGTATGTGAGTAGATGAACTCCACCAACCAAAATTAACTTTATTTCTTAGTTGCCTATAAAAGACACTTCTGTCTTCTATATTCTTCCACGAAATGTAACAGAGAAGAGAGAACTAAGTTCTGAAAATTTTTTGGGCTGCGTCTATAACATTCAGAGGGTATTTCATTGTCGAAGGTAATATTCCATCTTCTTTCTTACATGATTTAAATTGCATGGATCTCGTTTTCACATATACTTGATAAGATGCATCTTCCGCTGAAACTCTGTATTGATTGTATCCACTGTATTATTTGGAGATGTTCATTTCCTATGATATATCTCTGAAGGACCAACAACTAATATCACATTTTGTATACTATATTTGATAAATACACCTTTATCATTTTAACTCTATACTCAGATGATTGTTCGATATAGTAGTATTTGGAGATGTTCATTGGAGATGTATCATGTGTTATATCTGAGACTTGACTGTAATATGTTGAACTGTTAAATATAATTTGCATATTTAATTTCGTCTAAAGAATCCATATACATTGAAATCAACTCATCTTCTGTGTACCGGAATTCTACTATGTATTAATTATGTTATACTGTCATTTGCACTAATAAATAGAAAATCTTGAAAAGAATAACAGGTGACAAACCCTTCTATCTTATGGGGCCTGATAGTAGTGAATCTAGCTGTGATCAGTCCTCCAGTAGTGAATGGAATAAAAATGAAGTAGCAGCTGCATTAACAGCGATTGTAGCGTCTGCGTGTGTCATGGGAGCTGCCGAATATTATCGACGTTATTGTATAAAGGCTACGCCTAGAGGTGGTAATATAGAGAGGAATAGATTCATAAATGGAATCATTAAGAAAAGTGATGCTGAGTGCCTAATACAGCTAAGAATGAGTCGAGATAATTCTTCGAATTGTACTCTTTAATTAGAGATAAAAATTTACTTTCAGATTCAAAGAGATGTAGCTTAGAGGAACAGGTGGTATTGTTTCTTCACACTATCGGCCATAATATGCGAAATCGTGTCATTGGTCATCATTTTTCAAGGTCTGGTGAAATAGTTAGTCGTTATTTTTATAGAGTTGTTGATGTTGTAATTGGACTATATCCCGAATATGTAAAGTTCTCAGGTTTATATACTCCGAAAGAGATATCCGATAATCATATGTGGTCGTCATACTTTCAGGGAAAACAATTcttatttcaaaaataaattaaatagaaTGTGTGCTAAACAGTAATTAATAACCTAAAATTCGTAATAAATTTCTTGTAGGATTGTATTGGGGCACTTGATGAGACTCATATCCCTACATATTTGACTAAGGAAGCCAGCGCCACCTTTCGAAATCAGAAAGGTTTTTTGTCTCAAAATGTAATGGCGGCTTGTACGtttgatatgaaatttatatACGTGCTTGCGGGTTGGGATGGTTCGGCCTCTAATGCTCATGTTTTACAAAATGCATTAACCCGTCGACCAGATTGTTTCCTTGTTCCTCATGGTAAATACAGATTATTGTTATTTTCTTAAAGAGTAAGGCAATGGCAAATGTCATATCCTTAATATACATAACTTGGTTTGTGTAGGGAAATGCTATGTGGTTGATGCGGGATATGCGCATTCTCCTGGGTTTATGGCACCTTATCGAGATATCAGATTCATTTAAATGAATATCGTAAAGGACGAAAGCCTGCTAATAAGAAAGAACTCTTTAATTATCGTCATGCACAGCTCCAAAATATCATAGAGTGTTGTTTTGGTCTCTTGAAAGGTCATTTTCCTATACTACGTGTCGCACCACAGTACAATTTTATAACTCAAGTAAAGATTGTTATAACTTGCTGTGTTATACACAACTTCATTCGTGTGTGTGGTGATGATAGATTTTCAGTGACAGTTGAGGATATTGCAGACAGTGATGAGGAAACGTCACCATCTCCTGTTGACATGACTGCAGCCAAAGAAGATCGCGCTTTATCTCGCGTGACTGATAAAGCAAGGGAAGACTGGGTGAAAAAGAGGGATGACATTGTAGATAGGATGTGGAATGACAGTCTCCCTCGGACCCGATAGCGATGTTGATAATTTTAAGTTTCTGAACATGTATATTATTATTTTGTGTAACAGCAGAATTTTTTTGTTAATCATCTGTTTTAGTTTAGGATAGTTGCTGAATTTATGGTTAAGGTAGTGATGGGTCATGCATGGATGTTATGGTATATGTACTTAGACTATTTGGTAACTGGTACTTTTAATATCCTATCATCATCTCTCCATTATGTGAGGACAGATATCTGTAATGTTTCTTAATATCATGTTTTCCTATTCCCATTAACTGTTACTAATGTGTAGGTAATATGAATTTCCTATGGAGTTCGTACAAGGGGAAAAGATCTCTGTTTCAATCGGGTTCCCCTGCATGGGACACATGCTCCCCTAAAAAATTATCTGCAATACCGAGTAAACAATTTGGTAGCCCAAGTAAGAGAAACGCCACACCGagcaaaattagaaaaaatacaGGTAGTAGGATATCTGGTCGGGTTCAATGGTCGGATGATATGGACAATGCACAAGTGGATGCACTAGTGGAACAGGTGAATCTTGGAAGAAAGAGTGATATGGGTTTCAAACCTGAGGCCTACAAGACTACAATAAATGAAATCTCTACTAGATGTGGTATTCATCTAGAGAACAAACACATCTCAAATCGCTTACATTCATTGAAGAGAGTTTATTAGGTTGTCCAAGACATGCTCAACGCTTACGGGTTTGGCTGGGACAATCAAATGAAAATGGTAATAGCAACTGACGAAGTATGGGATGGGTATATTACGGTAAGTAATAGCTATAACTTTTTGGCTGATATATGTAATCAATGGAAATTGCTGAAAAGTTGCTAACGAGACTACATCAACGCTGTTTTACAGTCACATCTGTTCGCCGAAAAAGTCCGTGGAAAACATATCGAAAGATTCACCGATCTGGCTTTCATGTTCGGCAGCGACTGTGCCCATGGCTCATTTACGAGCACCGCTTATTTGTCACCATTGTCTGGTCGTCGTCGATCTAGAAATGAATTCAATACTGATTCTGAATCCGATGATATTGGGACTGAGACAGTTCGCCTTTCCTCTGATTCTGGGGATGACCACGATAGTGGTTCAGCCTTTCGTGCCATCGATGGATCACAGCGGGTGCACAGTGTTAGAACAGTACTTGTAGAGACCTCTAGGGGCTCAAAAAGTACTAACTCAACCGCAACAAGCTATACCCGACAAAAAAGGAGTAAGGCGAGTGATGTCATCGGTGATCGAATGGGAGAAGTGGCTGAAGCTGTCAAGTCTCTTACCATCACAATGTCTCAGGGCAAAACAATGGCTACACTGCAGAGACTATTGAGCATACTTGAAAAAGTTGATGGTCTCAGTCCCGAGGACCAAATACGGGCTGCCCAGTTGATGCGGGGGGATCTTATTAGCGCTGGATATTTCTTGAAGATTGGCCATGAGAAGAGAAAGGAGTAGGTACAAAAACTCATCGAACGTAGTGGCCCAGTCTGATAACAGAAATCGTGTTTGATAAACATTAGTGAGGAAATTGATGAAACTAAActttttgtttgttttgtaaAACCGTTATGTTAGAATGGGTTTAGATGGGTGGGTGCTCATTAGAGCACATATTACTCTGCTTTGTTGTTAATTTTGGATTGTGGTGATGCTGATGGTTACACCATCAGTAATTttgatgctatatatatatatatatatatatatatatatatatatatatatatatatatatatatatataaatgtgaaAGGAAGTATAAATATACTACAGTTCAGTTGACTTAATATGGTATACCAGGCAATGCATGCAGCTTGGTTATAGCATTGACCTGCATTTAAGTCTGTCTGGCTCTTTTACAGAGGTTTACAGTTGCTGTTTTGGAGATGTTGGATCTATTACAGAGGTTCTACTTGCTGTTTTGGAGATGTTGGTTCTTACAATGTTTCATTCTTATATATTAGTCAAATGCTATGGTTGATATAATCTTAAATTCGTCTGTTGTTTTTAAGACTGATTTCATATCATCAAATTGCAACTTGTATAAGTCTTCATTCAAGTGAGCAGGGTCTG
Coding sequences within:
- the LOC131232341 gene encoding uncharacterized protein LOC131232341; protein product: MVIATDEVWDGYITSHLFAEKVRGKHIERFTDLAFMFGSDCAHGSFTSTAYLSPLSGRRRSRNEFNTDSESDDIGTETVRLSSDSGDDHDSGSAFRAIDGSQRVHSVRTVLVETSRGSKSTNSTATSYTRQKRSKASDVIGDRMGEVAEAVKSLTITMSQGKTMATLQRLLSILEKVDGLSPEDQIRAAQLMRGDLISAGYFLKIGHEKRKE